From the genome of Candidatus Flexicrinis proximus:
TATAATCCGATCACCAGCAGTGGTACGCCGAGCAACAGCAAAATCACACGGTCGGTTATCGCGATGTCGCCGACTTCCGGATACTTCTCTTTGTTGAACTCGCCAAAGAAGACTTGTCCCGTGACGCGCAGCACATACGCCGCCGTGATCACCACCCCCAGCACCGCCAGGATCGCGATGACCGGGTAGTAGTTCGTCACGTTCAGGCCGCCGATGTTCAGCTGGACGTTAGTCGCCTCGAACAGTCCCATGAATATCGGGTATTCCGCGATGAACCCGCTGAACCCCGGCATACCCATGCTCGTAAGACCGCCGACGACGAATGCGAAGCCCACCCATGGCATTTGCTTGATCATGCCGCCTAGGCTCGGGATGTCGCGGGTGTGTGCGCGGTCGTAAACCATGCCGACGCACCCGAAGAATAGTGCCGTCATCGCGCCGTGGCTGAACATCTGCAGGCCTGCGCCGTGCATTCCGGTCACGTTCATGGTGGCGAAGCCCATGCTCACCAGACCCATGTGCGATACCGAACTGAACCCGATCACATACTTGAAATCACGTTGCCTGAACGCGATGAACGCGCCGAGCACCACGTTGATTAACGTCAGGATCACAATCCACGGCAGATGGGTCTGCGCCCCCTCCGGCATGAGCTGGACGCCGGCGCGCAGCGCAGCATACGCGCCGAGCTTCATCAGCACGCCCGCATGGATCATCGACACGGCGGTCGGCGCGGCCACGTGACCGTCCGGTGACCAGTTGTGGAACGGGAAGATACCGGCCAGTACGCCGAAGCCGATGAAGATGAACGGGAACCACAGCTTGGCGAAGGTCATCGCGTCAATGCCAAGGTATCCCGGCACATCGAATGCGCCGTTCTCCGCCGCCAGCGTCAGCGACACCATATTGAAGTTGAAGGTCGGGGTGGAGTCCGGGATTAATCCGCCGGACTTAGCAGCTTCGAAGACCGCCGCACCTTCCGCGCCGAAGTAATTGCTGGCCGTCAGGACCATCGCGATCACACCAACCAGCGCGACCACCGACCCGATCAGGATATACAGAGTCAGCTTCATCGCCGCGTATTCGCGCAGCTTCACCCATCCCCAGCCTGCGATCAGCAGGTACATCGGGAAGATGGCTAGTTCGTAGAAGAAGAACAGCAGGAACATATCGACGGCGATAAACACGCCGTACACGCCTGCCACCAGCAGCATGAAGAACGCCATAAACTCGCGGATGCGGTCCTCAATGCGCCAGCTAATCAGCACCCCTGCGACCGCCACCATCCCGGTCAGCAGTACCATCGGCGCGCTCAGCCCATCCACTGCCAGGTGATAGCTGATTCCGAGGCTTTCAATCCACGTCGCATGTTCGACGAAAGCCAGGCCGTCGACGAACATCTGCGTACCCATCGACGAGCCGCCGGCCTGCATCAGGATTTCCTGATTGGCCGTGACCTGATCGACCTGGGAGTTATACGTAAAGAATACGAGCGCTGACAGCGCAAGCACAATCGCCGCCGCGCTGATCGCCACACCGCGCACCAGATCCCGCTGCTTGCCATCCATGAATAGGATGACAACGCCGGCGATGATTGGCACCCAGATGATCGCGCTTAATACTGGAAACGAGAACCCTTCAAGCATGTCTTCGCTACCCCTAACTCAGCGCGCTGAGGATGCGGGTCACCGAGTCGTTGATGACCGGCAAGATCCAATTCGGCACGATGCCGGTAATCAACATCAGTACCATCAGCGGGGCGATTGCCACAAACTCGCGGCGCTCAATTTCCAGTGAATAATCCCGCCAATGGAGGTTGAATGGCCCGTGCAGTACGGCCCGGATGCCCTTCAGGATGTAACTGCCCGTGAACAGCAGGCCGATCATCGAGATTGCCGTCAGCGTCGTGAACACCGGCCACGCGCCGCGCACCACCATAAACTCGCTCACGAAACCGTTCAGTCCCGGCAGTCCCAGGCTCGCCATGCTCGTAAAGATGAACACCGCGCCGTAAACCGGGGCTTTCACCCACAATCCGCCGTACTCGCGCAGATCGCGTGTGTGTGTCTTGTGATAGATCGCGCCCGCCAAAAGGAACATGCCAGCGCTTGATAAGCCATGATTGAACATCTGCATCACTGCGCCGTTTCCGGCCAGGATTGCATCCTGCAGCATCCCACCGTCGCCGCCTTGCGTCACGATCCGCCCATAAACCGAAGCGTAGACCGCGATGCCCAGCGCGACAAAGCCCATGTGGTTGACCGACGAGTAAGCGACCAGTCGCTTGATGTCGTTTTGGCCGAGCGCGGCGAGCGCGCCCAGGACCACACCCAGTACGGCGAGGAAGGCGAAAATCCCTGCCCAGTCCACGGTGAAGGCGCCGAGGATATTGACCTCAGCCACCCACACATCCGGGAACAGCGGGATGACCAGACGGATAAACCCGTAAGCGCCCATCTTGAGCATGACACCGGCCAGCAGCATCGAGCCCGCCGTCGGTGCTTCGGAGTGTGCATCCGGCAGCCAGGTATGGAACGGCCATACCGGAACCTTGATGCAGAACGCCACGAAGAACCCGATGAAGGCCAGAGTCTTGACCGATTCGATGCTGGTGCCGAGGAATAACCCGCCCGACGCCCCTTCGAATTGCGGCCAGATCGAGGTCAGCTGTTCGATGTTGAACGTGCCTGCTGTCAAGCCTATCAACTGTGTTGCCAGCAGCATCCCCAGCGTACCGCCGACCGAGTAGATGAAGAACTTGGTCGAGGCGTACTGCCGGTTTGTGCCGCCCCATTCCTTGATCAGGAAGTAAATCGGTACCAGGCTGACTTCGTAGAACAGGAAGAAGACCATCAGGTCCTGCGCTACGAATACCCCCATCAACCCCATCTCGAAGAACAGGATTAACGCGAGATGCGCCTTAGCGCGGTCTTCGATCTCCCAACTGATCAGCACCGCCAGCGGAACCAGGATGCCGGTCAGCAGCACCATCGCTGCGCTGATTCCGTCGATGCCCAGCGTCCACCTCGCGTTGATCGACGGAAACCATATCCCGTCAGTCACGAACTGGTAGCCGGGAACCGAGCGGTCATAGGTGAAGAATACCAGCGCGGCCAGCAGACCGACGCCGAGCGCGATCACCAGCGATACCCAGCGCGCCAGTGCTTTATTGTTGGGTAGCCCAAGCACCAGCAGTCCGCCCAATGCCGGGGCGAAGATCAGCACGGTGAGAGGGTTAATCCCGAATACGTCGAGTTGCATATTCCGTCCCCTCTAGTTGGCGGCGGTGCCAGCCGACACCACGAAGATTAGGCCGATAATCACAGCGGCGGCGGCCACCAACAGTAGATATTGCTGTATCCGGCCGGTCTGCACGCGCCGGACCTGAAGTCCCGCCCAGCCGATGGCCCGGGGAATGCCGTCGCCGAAACCGTCGATCAGCCACAGGTTGAACACCTTCAGCAGATCGCCGATCCACGTAAACACCCGCCCGATAGTATGCAGGATGCCGTCGATGATGCCGCGATCGACAAATTCGCTCGTCGCCCGCGCAATCGCCTGCGACGGCTTGATGAAGACCACGTCATACAGCTCGTCGAAGTAGTACTTGTTCTTCAGCAGATTGTGGATCGGACCCAGGATCTCAACCAGCGGGTCGGCCTGTCCTGCCACCAGCGGCTTGCGCCCGTACATCCAGTATCCCAGTCCAAGGCCGCCAAGCGCGACCGTGAACGAGACCAGCACCGGGAACAGGCTGAACGGTGGGTGTTCCGGCTGCATGGCCGGGGCCAGCGTCCCAGAGACGAAGTAGAAGAACGGATTGTGATGCTCCGACAGGATCGGCCCCAGGATCGGGAACTCGCTCGGTACGCCCACAAAACCGGCAAACAGGGCAAAGAAGGCCAGGATGATCAGCGGAAGCTGCATGGTGATGCTGACCACGTTCGAAGGGCCGCCTAGACCAGCATGTTTGGCTTCTTCTGTGCGTGCTTCCCCAAGGAAGGTCAGACACAGCTGCCGTGCGGTGTAAAACGCCGTCAGGAACGCGGCGGTCGCCAGCATCAGGAAGACAAAAATGTGCGGGAAGTAGCCGTTAGTCAGCCCGTACCACGCATCAGCCAGGATTTCGTCTTTCGACCAGAAACCCGCGGTGATCAGCGGGAAGCCCGCCAGTGACAGTCCGCCGATGACGAACGTTATGAACGTGACCGGGATGCGGTGACGCAGGCCGCCCATGTTCATCATGTCTTGTGGATCGAAGTGCGGAGCGCTGTGCGCCTGTTCATGACCGTGAGCGTCGTGCCCATGTGCGTCATGGCTGTCGTGACCGTGTGTATCGTGAGCAGCGACCGGCGCATGATCATGCCCGTGTTCTTCTTCGTCCTCGTCGTCATGCCCATGGGCATGCTCGTGAACGTGATGTTCGCCGTGCTCCATCGCGTGAATGACCGAACCGGACGCCATAAACAGCAGCGCCTTGAAGAAGGCGTGTGTAATCAGGTGGAAGGCCGCGGCGATATAGGCGCCGATGCCCAGCGCAGCCATCATGAAACCGAGCTGCGAGATGGTGGAGTAGGCGAGGACTTTCTTCACGTCGTTCTGTGCGACCGCGATCGTTGCGGCAAACAGCGCCGTAAATCCGCCGACGATGCTCATCAGCAGTAGCGGTGAGGTGAATTCGCCGTGGTGGGGGTGGCCGCCTGCTTCAAACAGCGGGTACATGCGGATGATCGCGTAGACGCCTGCAGAAACCATCGCCGCCGCATGGATCATCGCGCTGACCGGTGTCGGGCCTTCCATCGCGTCTGGCAGCCACACATGCAGCGGGAACTGCGCCGACTTGCCGATGGTGCCGATGATCAGGAAGATGCCAATCAATCCGGCCGCGCTGATCCCGCCGATGAAAATCGCCGGCGTCGACGCCAGTTGTTCGAGGACTTCCGTGTTGTACAGGATATCGCGGAAGCTCAGGGTCCCCGTCAGCGAGTACAGGTAGACGATACCCAGCAGCATGATCACGTCCGCCACACGGGTGGTCGTGAATGCCTTAATCGCCGCCTTGTACGCGCTTTCTTTCTCGAACCAGAAGCCGATCAGCAGGTACGAGCACAGCCCCATGATTTCCCAGCCGACGAACAGCAGCAGCAGGTTATCCGCCACTACCAGCGTCAGCATCGCGCCGCCAAACAGCGAAATCAGGGCAAAGAAGCGGGCCTGGCGCGGGTCGTGCGCCATATAGCCGATGCTGTAAATGAAGATACACACGATCGCCAGCGGTACCATCGTCAGCATGATGATCGTCAGCGGATCGACCAGCACACCCATCGTCAGATTGCTGATGCCGGTTGCCAGCCATTCGTAACCGCTCGCGAACACCATCTCGCCGAATACGCCATCGATTGCGGCGGCGTTACTGACGACAGCCATCGCGATCAGCCATGCGGCGATCACACCGGACATACCAACCACGATACTGAGCACTCGGCTGGCGGGAGCCACGACCGGCACCAGCATCCCGTCGTAATCGGGGTGATGGCCGCCATATTCGTGCTTGTCTGTGGCAGGAACGAGCCGGCTGCGGTTGGTGGCGATCGCGATAATGGCGAACGCCAGCAGCGGGCCGACAGGGATCAGCCACGGGAGAAAATTCGGGTCATTCAGGAAGTCTAAACTCATATCCGGCAGTACCCTTT
Proteins encoded in this window:
- a CDS encoding NADH-quinone oxidoreductase subunit M — its product is MLEGFSFPVLSAIIWVPIIAGVVILFMDGKQRDLVRGVAISAAAIVLALSALVFFTYNSQVDQVTANQEILMQAGGSSMGTQMFVDGLAFVEHATWIESLGISYHLAVDGLSAPMVLLTGMVAVAGVLISWRIEDRIREFMAFFMLLVAGVYGVFIAVDMFLLFFFYELAIFPMYLLIAGWGWVKLREYAAMKLTLYILIGSVVALVGVIAMVLTASNYFGAEGAAVFEAAKSGGLIPDSTPTFNFNMVSLTLAAENGAFDVPGYLGIDAMTFAKLWFPFIFIGFGVLAGIFPFHNWSPDGHVAAPTAVSMIHAGVLMKLGAYAALRAGVQLMPEGAQTHLPWIVILTLINVVLGAFIAFRQRDFKYVIGFSSVSHMGLVSMGFATMNVTGMHGAGLQMFSHGAMTALFFGCVGMVYDRAHTRDIPSLGGMIKQMPWVGFAFVVGGLTSMGMPGFSGFIAEYPIFMGLFEATNVQLNIGGLNVTNYYPVIAILAVLGVVITAAYVLRVTGQVFFGEFNKEKYPEVGDIAITDRVILLLLGVPLLVIGLYPAILAPMVEAGVRPVVALLGGSF
- a CDS encoding NADH-quinone oxidoreductase subunit M; the protein is MQLDVFGINPLTVLIFAPALGGLLVLGLPNNKALARWVSLVIALGVGLLAALVFFTYDRSVPGYQFVTDGIWFPSINARWTLGIDGISAAMVLLTGILVPLAVLISWEIEDRAKAHLALILFFEMGLMGVFVAQDLMVFFLFYEVSLVPIYFLIKEWGGTNRQYASTKFFIYSVGGTLGMLLATQLIGLTAGTFNIEQLTSIWPQFEGASGGLFLGTSIESVKTLAFIGFFVAFCIKVPVWPFHTWLPDAHSEAPTAGSMLLAGVMLKMGAYGFIRLVIPLFPDVWVAEVNILGAFTVDWAGIFAFLAVLGVVLGALAALGQNDIKRLVAYSSVNHMGFVALGIAVYASVYGRIVTQGGDGGMLQDAILAGNGAVMQMFNHGLSSAGMFLLAGAIYHKTHTRDLREYGGLWVKAPVYGAVFIFTSMASLGLPGLNGFVSEFMVVRGAWPVFTTLTAISMIGLLFTGSYILKGIRAVLHGPFNLHWRDYSLEIERREFVAIAPLMVLMLITGIVPNWILPVINDSVTRILSALS
- a CDS encoding NADH-quinone oxidoreductase subunit L, translated to MSLDFLNDPNFLPWLIPVGPLLAFAIIAIATNRSRLVPATDKHEYGGHHPDYDGMLVPVVAPASRVLSIVVGMSGVIAAWLIAMAVVSNAAAIDGVFGEMVFASGYEWLATGISNLTMGVLVDPLTIIMLTMVPLAIVCIFIYSIGYMAHDPRQARFFALISLFGGAMLTLVVADNLLLLFVGWEIMGLCSYLLIGFWFEKESAYKAAIKAFTTTRVADVIMLLGIVYLYSLTGTLSFRDILYNTEVLEQLASTPAIFIGGISAAGLIGIFLIIGTIGKSAQFPLHVWLPDAMEGPTPVSAMIHAAAMVSAGVYAIIRMYPLFEAGGHPHHGEFTSPLLLMSIVGGFTALFAATIAVAQNDVKKVLAYSTISQLGFMMAALGIGAYIAAAFHLITHAFFKALLFMASGSVIHAMEHGEHHVHEHAHGHDDEDEEEHGHDHAPVAAHDTHGHDSHDAHGHDAHGHEQAHSAPHFDPQDMMNMGGLRHRIPVTFITFVIGGLSLAGFPLITAGFWSKDEILADAWYGLTNGYFPHIFVFLMLATAAFLTAFYTARQLCLTFLGEARTEEAKHAGLGGPSNVVSITMQLPLIILAFFALFAGFVGVPSEFPILGPILSEHHNPFFYFVSGTLAPAMQPEHPPFSLFPVLVSFTVALGGLGLGYWMYGRKPLVAGQADPLVEILGPIHNLLKNKYYFDELYDVVFIKPSQAIARATSEFVDRGIIDGILHTIGRVFTWIGDLLKVFNLWLIDGFGDGIPRAIGWAGLQVRRVQTGRIQQYLLLVAAAAVIIGLIFVVSAGTAAN